In the Ramlibacter tataouinensis TTB310 genome, one interval contains:
- a CDS encoding RNA polymerase sigma factor, whose product MRPAGWSEAEAAARGSYGRLVAWLAWRWRDLAGAQDAMGQALLAALERWPRDGVPANPDAWLLTAARRELLQRSRHRRVQEAPEARAVLAGEPQVPQAPAVPDVRLKLMFVCAHPALAPAIHAPLMLQAVLGLQAQTIAQAFLVSPAAMAQRLVRAKTKIREAGLRFEEPEARELPQRLAAVLEGIYAAYTIRTDALALHGAQADLLPELGTEALFLARLAAQLQPRSAEAWGLLALLLYCECRRGARFDAQDRFVPLARQDTALWDRGLLLEAERCLRQAAALGQPGCFQLEAAIQSAHCQRAFDGGTPWGAIAGLYGALVAQAPTIGARIGHAVALAEAGDAAGGLALLEALVAPGLASHQPYWVALAHLRRACGHAGPAREALQRAIGLTPDPRVRAYLLREIDALAVK is encoded by the coding sequence ATGAGGCCGGCCGGCTGGAGCGAGGCCGAGGCGGCCGCGCGCGGCTCCTATGGCCGGCTGGTGGCCTGGCTGGCCTGGCGCTGGCGCGACCTGGCGGGGGCGCAGGACGCGATGGGCCAGGCCCTGCTCGCCGCCCTGGAGCGCTGGCCGCGCGATGGCGTGCCCGCCAACCCCGATGCATGGCTGCTGACGGCGGCCCGGCGCGAGCTGCTGCAGCGCTCGCGCCACCGCCGCGTGCAGGAAGCGCCCGAGGCACGGGCCGTCCTGGCCGGGGAACCGCAGGTGCCGCAAGCGCCCGCCGTGCCGGACGTGCGCCTGAAGCTGATGTTCGTCTGCGCCCACCCGGCGCTTGCGCCGGCCATCCACGCGCCACTGATGCTGCAGGCCGTGCTGGGGCTGCAGGCACAGACCATCGCCCAGGCTTTCCTGGTCTCGCCCGCGGCCATGGCGCAGCGCCTGGTACGGGCCAAGACCAAGATCCGCGAGGCCGGCCTGCGCTTCGAGGAGCCCGAGGCGCGCGAGCTGCCGCAGCGGCTGGCCGCGGTGCTGGAAGGCATCTATGCCGCCTACACCATCCGCACTGACGCCCTGGCGCTGCACGGCGCGCAGGCCGACCTGCTGCCAGAGCTGGGCACCGAGGCGCTGTTCCTGGCACGCCTGGCCGCGCAGCTGCAGCCGCGCAGCGCCGAGGCCTGGGGCCTGCTGGCGCTGCTGCTGTACTGCGAATGCCGCCGTGGTGCGCGCTTCGACGCGCAGGACCGCTTCGTGCCCCTGGCGCGGCAGGACACCGCCTTGTGGGACCGCGGCTTGCTGCTGGAGGCCGAGCGCTGCCTGCGCCAAGCCGCGGCGCTGGGCCAGCCGGGCTGCTTCCAGCTGGAGGCGGCGATCCAGTCGGCGCACTGCCAGCGTGCGTTCGACGGCGGCACGCCCTGGGGCGCCATCGCCGGCCTGTATGGCGCGCTGGTCGCCCAGGCACCGACCATCGGCGCACGCATCGGCCACGCGGTGGCCCTCGCCGAGGCGGGCGATGCCGCGGGCGGGCTGGCGCTGCTGGAGGCGCTCGTTGCGCCCGGCCTGGCCAGCCACCAGCCCTACTGGGTGGCCCTGGCCCACCTGCGCCGCGCCTGCGGCCACGCCGGGCCGGCCCGCGAGGCCTTGCAACGCGCCATCGGCCTGACGCCCGACCCGCGGGTGCGGGCGTATCTGCTACGCGAGATCGATGCCCTGGCCGTCAAGTGA
- the nhaR gene encoding transcriptional activator NhaR — protein MNYKHLHYFWAVAQAGGVVKAGERLHVTPQTLSAQIKLLEERLGQQLLRKVGRGVELTAAGRLALRYADEIFAAGAELEQALRGEGGGRGAGPVARFSVGVADSVPKSIAYHVLEPAMRLRPAMRMLCSEGKLSSLLGELAVHRLDLVISDVPLPAQVSVKAFSHVLGKSGTSFFAGPALLKAHRGGLRFPQVLERLPLLLPGPDSAVRPRLEAWLREQGLQPPVAGEFDDSALVKAFGREGGGVFVAPTVLEAEIRRQYGVSVVGRADDLAVEFYAISIERRITHPAVAAITNAARRQLFT, from the coding sequence ATCAACTACAAGCACCTGCACTACTTCTGGGCGGTGGCCCAGGCCGGCGGGGTGGTCAAGGCCGGCGAGCGGTTGCACGTCACGCCGCAGACCCTGAGCGCCCAGATCAAGCTGCTGGAGGAGCGCCTGGGCCAGCAGCTGCTGCGCAAGGTGGGGCGCGGCGTGGAACTCACGGCCGCCGGCCGGCTGGCCCTGCGGTACGCCGACGAGATCTTCGCGGCCGGCGCCGAGCTGGAGCAGGCGCTGCGCGGCGAGGGCGGCGGGCGCGGCGCGGGCCCGGTGGCGCGCTTTAGCGTCGGCGTGGCCGACTCCGTGCCGAAGTCGATCGCCTATCACGTTCTGGAGCCGGCGATGCGGCTGCGGCCGGCCATGCGGATGCTGTGCAGCGAAGGCAAGCTGTCCAGCCTGCTGGGCGAGCTGGCCGTGCACCGCCTGGACCTGGTGATCTCGGACGTGCCGCTACCCGCCCAGGTGAGCGTCAAGGCATTCAGCCACGTGCTGGGCAAGTCGGGCACCAGCTTTTTTGCTGGACCCGCATTGCTCAAGGCGCACCGTGGCGGGCTGCGTTTCCCGCAGGTGCTGGAGCGGCTGCCGTTGCTGCTGCCGGGGCCGGACTCGGCGGTGCGGCCACGGCTGGAAGCCTGGCTGCGTGAGCAGGGGCTGCAACCGCCCGTGGCGGGCGAATTCGACGACAGTGCCCTGGTCAAGGCGTTCGGGCGCGAAGGCGGCGGCGTGTTCGTCGCGCCCACGGTGCTGGAGGCGGAAATCCGCCGGCAGTACGGCGTTTCGGTCGTTGGCCGGGCCGACGACCTGGCCGTGGAGTTCTACGCGATCTCGATCGAGCGGCGCATCACCCACCCGGCCGTCGCCGCCATCACCAACGCGGCGCGGCGCCAGCTGTTCACTTGA